A genomic window from bacterium includes:
- a CDS encoding lipoprotein insertase outer membrane protein LolB, whose protein sequence is MNKLKRRLLPLCFLLFVFCLFPGCSHFKTKPQKPTPEKVWQRVQQGYSEPRPPYLAEGDISLSSPDINQSFSFTLRWESPQRMRIDISGFLGFTLASAAVCDSLAWLNIPIKSVYLKGQIQRIDSASAQALGFSLDQFLKMLEGRPPLPPGKCDFAGEDELVNFSYQDSLAAYIFRVDPRIGRIAEYRIQSGTGDLQQIIYGSWRTLDQGSRPYSIEMKKPRQDLELSVNYRKISPAEIFKPETWQQPLPKGVNPGEF, encoded by the coding sequence ATGAATAAACTTAAACGCCGGCTGCTGCCTTTATGTTTTTTGCTTTTTGTCTTCTGCCTTTTTCCCGGCTGTTCCCATTTTAAAACCAAGCCCCAGAAGCCCACCCCCGAAAAGGTCTGGCAGCGGGTGCAGCAGGGGTATTCCGAACCTCGCCCGCCTTATCTGGCCGAGGGAGACATCAGTCTTAGTTCCCCGGATATCAACCAGTCCTTTTCCTTCACCCTGCGCTGGGAAAGCCCCCAGAGGATGCGGATAGACATCTCGGGCTTCCTGGGCTTTACCCTGGCCTCGGCCGCGGTCTGCGACAGCCTGGCCTGGCTGAACATTCCCATCAAGAGCGTTTACCTTAAGGGACAGATCCAGCGGATAGACTCGGCCTCGGCCCAGGCCCTGGGATTCTCCCTGGACCAGTTCCTGAAGATGCTGGAAGGCCGGCCTCCCCTGCCTCCGGGCAAATGCGACTTTGCCGGAGAAGACGAACTGGTGAACTTCAGCTATCAGGACAGTCTGGCGGCCTATATCTTCCGGGTGGACCCCAGGATCGGGCGGATAGCGGAATACCGGATTCAGTCCGGGACCGGGGACCTGCAGCAGATCATTTATGGCAGCTGGCGAACGCTTGACCAGGGCTCCAGACCATACTCCATTGAAATGAAAAAACCGCGGCAGGATCTTGAGCTGTCAGTCAACTACCGGAAGATATCTCCGGCGGAGATCTTCAAGCCTGAGACCTGGCAGCAGCCATTGCCCAAAGGCGTAAATCCTGGCGAGTTTTAA